In Phycisphaerales bacterium, a genomic segment contains:
- a CDS encoding transcription elongation factor GreA: protein MEMISPEEKQKITEQLEELKSRRPEISQRIAEARELGDLKENADYHAAREDQGVNEARIRQLEERLSKAMVTGQDSVVPEDMVFLGATVKLRNVDNEEEMLYRLVGESSGVFSDEVIEVTSTSPMGSSLMRARIGEVIRVDLPRGTKRFEVIEIVA from the coding sequence ATGGAAATGATTTCCCCGGAAGAGAAGCAGAAGATCACCGAGCAACTGGAAGAACTCAAGTCACGCCGCCCCGAGATCAGCCAGCGCATCGCCGAGGCCCGCGAACTGGGCGATCTCAAGGAGAACGCCGATTACCACGCCGCGCGCGAAGACCAGGGCGTGAACGAAGCCCGCATCCGCCAGTTGGAGGAGCGGCTGAGCAAGGCCATGGTCACCGGTCAGGACTCCGTCGTTCCCGAAGACATGGTCTTCCTCGGCGCCACCGTCAAGCTCCGCAACGTGGATAACGAAGAAGAGATGCTCTACCGCCTCGTCGGTGAATCGTCGGGCGTGTTCAGCGACGAGGTCATCGAAGTCACCTCCACGTCGCCCATGGGTTCCTCGCTCATGCGGGCCCGCATCGGTGAAGTCATCCGCGTCGACCTCCCCCGCGGCACGAAGCGCTTTGAAGTTATCGAAATCGTTGCTTAG
- a CDS encoding Zn-dependent oligopeptidase yields MRYSRTTREHGRSASAVATLAAGLALSLAAAAPVWAQATAAGQRGTPAASAATTATAARKVGSPVFTDIPGLIEDAIAQADKAVAAIIAVPDEKRTFENTLGAIDDLLARLDGGTNMAQFMAYVSTDAAERDASNAAQLRIESWMIDLSKNEDLYHAVKAYASTDPKLSGERARLLEHTLRDYRRAGMELPKEQRDKLTEIEKTLSELAIQFQTNIREDETVVAVTRDELAGVPEEFINSRSRTGDLYVITMDYPSVDAVWKHCTVETTREKVRFAYARRGGQKNVRLLERILKLRDEHAGMLGYDSTVDYVVETRMAKNDDTVAQFYEDLIPIVRKKAEKDYAELTQAKRQDTGDANAVVEIWDRNFYEDYLLRTKYNVDSQEVRQYFPLQAVLDGLFSITQSLYGIEYRDVTDSAGTPDRPLWHEDVKLYEVYDRKTGEMLGSFYIDLFPRDNKYNHAAQWGLRQHKVYMDGTEQKPLAALVCNFTKPTADKPSLMQHDEVETFFHEFGHCLHTILSEADLQSFAGTSVERDFVEAPSQMFENWVWDADVLATFARHYQTGKPLPRDLLDRMISARHLNSGLWAMGQIWLGKIDNAYHTAPGGEIDTTAVQLELSEQLLPYPPMPETWFQAAFGHLMGYQAGYYGYMWSLVYASDMFQRFKELGMLDPDAGRYYREKILARGGTMDGMDMVRDYLGREPDMSAFLKHLGLEE; encoded by the coding sequence ATGCGATACAGCAGAACGACGCGCGAGCACGGACGATCGGCATCGGCAGTGGCGACCCTGGCGGCCGGATTGGCGCTGAGCCTTGCTGCGGCAGCGCCGGTGTGGGCACAGGCGACCGCCGCCGGCCAGCGCGGGACGCCCGCTGCCTCCGCCGCGACAACGGCCACGGCGGCGCGCAAAGTCGGCTCGCCGGTGTTCACCGACATTCCGGGGCTGATCGAAGATGCCATCGCCCAGGCCGACAAGGCCGTCGCCGCGATCATCGCCGTGCCCGACGAGAAGCGCACCTTCGAGAACACGCTCGGCGCGATCGACGATCTGCTCGCGCGGCTCGACGGCGGCACGAACATGGCCCAGTTCATGGCCTACGTCTCGACCGACGCCGCTGAGCGCGATGCGTCCAACGCCGCGCAGCTGCGCATCGAGTCGTGGATGATCGACCTGAGCAAGAACGAAGATCTGTACCACGCCGTCAAGGCGTATGCCTCCACGGATCCGAAGCTCAGCGGCGAGCGTGCGCGGCTGCTCGAGCACACCCTGCGCGACTACCGCCGCGCCGGCATGGAGCTGCCCAAGGAGCAGCGCGACAAACTGACGGAGATCGAAAAGACGCTCTCCGAACTGGCGATCCAGTTCCAGACGAACATCCGCGAAGATGAAACCGTCGTCGCCGTCACGCGTGATGAACTGGCGGGCGTGCCCGAGGAGTTCATCAATTCGCGCAGCCGCACAGGCGACCTTTATGTGATCACGATGGACTACCCCTCGGTGGATGCGGTGTGGAAGCACTGCACCGTCGAAACCACCCGCGAAAAGGTCCGCTTCGCCTACGCCCGGCGCGGCGGCCAGAAGAACGTCCGCCTGCTCGAACGGATTCTCAAGCTGCGCGATGAGCACGCGGGGATGCTCGGCTACGACAGCACCGTCGATTACGTCGTCGAGACGCGCATGGCCAAGAACGACGACACCGTCGCCCAGTTCTACGAAGACCTCATTCCCATCGTGCGCAAGAAGGCCGAGAAGGACTACGCCGAGCTTACCCAGGCCAAGCGGCAGGACACCGGCGACGCCAACGCTGTCGTGGAGATCTGGGATCGCAACTTCTACGAAGACTACCTGCTGCGCACCAAGTACAACGTGGACAGCCAGGAAGTGCGCCAGTACTTCCCACTGCAGGCCGTGCTCGACGGCCTCTTCAGCATCACCCAGTCGCTCTACGGCATCGAGTACCGCGACGTCACCGACAGCGCGGGCACGCCCGACCGCCCGCTGTGGCACGAAGACGTCAAACTCTACGAGGTGTACGACCGCAAGACGGGCGAGATGCTCGGCTCGTTCTACATCGACCTGTTCCCGCGCGACAACAAGTACAACCACGCCGCCCAGTGGGGCCTGCGCCAGCACAAGGTGTACATGGATGGCACCGAGCAGAAGCCGCTGGCCGCGCTCGTGTGCAACTTCACCAAGCCCACGGCGGACAAGCCCTCGCTCATGCAGCACGACGAGGTCGAGACGTTCTTCCACGAGTTCGGCCACTGCCTGCACACGATCCTCAGCGAGGCTGATCTGCAGAGTTTTGCCGGCACGAGCGTCGAGCGAGACTTTGTCGAGGCGCCTTCGCAGATGTTTGAAAACTGGGTGTGGGACGCCGATGTGCTCGCGACCTTTGCTCGCCACTACCAGACTGGCAAGCCGCTGCCGCGCGACCTGCTCGATCGCATGATCTCGGCGCGCCATCTCAACTCGGGCCTGTGGGCGATGGGACAGATCTGGCTGGGCAAGATCGACAACGCCTACCACACGGCGCCCGGCGGCGAGATCGACACGACTGCGGTGCAACTCGAACTCTCCGAGCAGCTGCTGCCGTATCCGCCCATGCCCGAGACGTGGTTCCAGGCCGCGTTCGGCCACCTCATGGGATACCAGGCCGGGTACTACGGGTACATGTGGTCGCTCGTGTACGCGTCGGACATGTTCCAGCGCTTCAAGGAACTGGGGATGCTCGATCCCGACGCCGGCCGGTACTACCGCGAGAAGATCCTCGCGCGCGGCGGCACGATGGACGGCATGGACATGGTCCGCGACTACCTCGGTCGCGAGCCGGACATGAGTGCGTTCCTCAAGCACCTCGGACTGGAAGAGTGA
- a CDS encoding S8 family serine peptidase — protein MNRFRALALRHAVCFGAIPMIVPSSLLAQAPAAQAVHYTAVPGDREFSGRLIVRPLQPQHWQAAGLSEQQIEQRREQALVALADYPLVEYIWQTDEYIISLPQGQTENEAANALLTTGQFQYAEPDWIVYPLSCPNDALFNSQWHHVNMDSCAGWNVHTGNPSVSVGICDTGIRTTHQDFQQHRLEGYNAVDRVWESQGGVIGAIHPHGTMTTGCAAANGNNGVGVAGVGWNLSHRMLRVSNSTGGGSSLSTLQHAARTAVESGDRVASVSYSGVDVSSNLSTATYIRSIGGLLVWAAGNDGRNLTYGNRDNDDIIVVGATDINDNKASFSAYGQFVDLVAPGVSVFTTDSGSDSDYASVSGTSFSTPLTAGLAALIWSADPSLTPAEVEAILKGGVDDLGSSGVDNTFGYGRINVNGSLGLVGGGGNQPPVASLSANPLSGDAPLNVSFDASSSFDPDGSIVDFSWDFDGDGVYDQSTGTSPLAGATYTVPDSYNATVRVTDDLGATATDSVTINVTDPNGTPVSLASDGFESRNFSGGSGAWVGSWATSGDISLRWRRDNPHTGSGHVRFRRNSGYMERQANLAGAGSVHLTFWAKVSSFEGNDTAIVWFSPDGVNYSQVYTLTAAVSDNQYHYYDINLSGLAMTSNARVAFDSQMNSTSDYLWVDDIDVVGVP, from the coding sequence ATGAACCGTTTTCGTGCGCTTGCCCTTCGGCACGCGGTGTGCTTCGGCGCCATTCCGATGATCGTGCCATCTTCACTTCTTGCCCAGGCGCCGGCTGCCCAAGCCGTGCACTACACCGCCGTACCGGGTGATCGCGAATTCTCGGGGCGGCTGATCGTCCGGCCGCTCCAGCCCCAGCACTGGCAGGCGGCGGGGCTCTCAGAGCAGCAGATCGAGCAGCGTCGAGAGCAGGCGCTGGTCGCCCTGGCCGACTACCCGCTCGTGGAGTACATCTGGCAGACGGATGAGTACATCATCTCCCTGCCGCAGGGGCAGACGGAGAATGAAGCCGCCAACGCGCTGCTCACCACCGGGCAGTTCCAGTACGCCGAACCGGACTGGATCGTTTACCCGCTCTCGTGCCCCAACGATGCGCTCTTCAACAGCCAGTGGCACCATGTGAACATGGACTCGTGCGCGGGCTGGAATGTTCACACCGGAAATCCGAGCGTGAGCGTGGGCATTTGCGACACCGGTATCCGCACGACGCACCAGGATTTTCAACAGCATCGGCTCGAAGGCTACAACGCCGTCGATCGCGTCTGGGAGAGCCAGGGCGGCGTCATCGGCGCGATCCATCCGCACGGCACGATGACGACCGGCTGCGCCGCCGCCAACGGCAACAACGGCGTGGGCGTGGCCGGCGTGGGCTGGAATCTGAGCCACCGCATGCTCCGCGTATCCAACAGCACCGGCGGCGGCTCGTCACTCTCCACCCTCCAGCACGCGGCGCGCACCGCCGTCGAGAGCGGCGACAGGGTCGCCAGCGTCTCGTACAGCGGCGTGGACGTTTCCTCGAATCTCTCCACCGCCACGTACATCCGGTCGATCGGCGGGCTGCTCGTCTGGGCGGCGGGCAACGACGGCCGCAACCTGACCTACGGCAATCGCGACAACGATGACATCATCGTGGTGGGCGCGACCGACATCAACGACAACAAGGCCTCCTTCTCCGCTTACGGCCAGTTCGTCGATCTCGTGGCGCCGGGCGTGAGCGTGTTTACGACCGACTCGGGCAGCGACAGCGACTACGCCTCCGTGAGCGGCACGAGTTTCTCCACGCCGCTGACCGCAGGCCTGGCGGCGCTGATCTGGTCCGCCGACCCCTCGCTCACGCCGGCCGAGGTCGAGGCGATCCTCAAGGGCGGCGTCGATGATCTCGGCTCGAGCGGCGTGGACAACACCTTCGGCTACGGCCGCATCAACGTCAACGGCTCGCTCGGTCTCGTCGGCGGCGGCGGCAACCAGCCGCCCGTCGCGTCGCTCAGCGCCAACCCGCTCAGCGGCGATGCGCCTCTCAACGTGTCTTTCGATGCGTCTTCGAGCTTCGACCCCGACGGCAGCATCGTCGACTTCTCGTGGGACTTTGACGGCGACGGCGTGTACGACCAGTCCACCGGAACCAGCCCGCTTGCCGGCGCGACCTACACCGTGCCAGACAGTTACAACGCGACAGTGCGCGTGACCGACGACCTTGGCGCTACAGCCACCGACTCGGTCACGATCAACGTGACCGACCCGAACGGCACGCCGGTGTCGCTTGCTTCAGATGGATTCGAATCGCGCAACTTCTCGGGCGGCAGCGGCGCGTGGGTCGGCTCGTGGGCGACCAGCGGCGACATCTCGCTGCGCTGGCGGCGCGACAACCCGCACACCGGCAGCGGACACGTTCGTTTCCGCCGAAACAGCGGATACATGGAGCGGCAGGCGAACCTCGCGGGCGCCGGCTCCGTCCACCTGACGTTCTGGGCGAAGGTGAGTTCGTTCGAAGGTAACGACACCGCGATCGTCTGGTTCAGCCCCGATGGTGTGAACTATTCGCAGGTGTATACGCTGACCGCCGCCGTCAGCGACAACCAATACCACTACTACGACATCAATCTGTCCGGGCTGGCGATGACCTCCAACGCTCGCGTTGCATTTGATTCGCAGATGAATTCGACGAGCGACTACTTGTGGGTCGATGACATCGACGTGGTCGGCGTGCCGTGA
- a CDS encoding right-handed parallel beta-helix repeat-containing protein, translating to MTHLQRQTFCAIVGMLCLVRAAAAQTTFYVNGNCGDDSWTGLQAACESPNGPKETIQGALDSATSGDTVVVADGSYSGKGNTELQFGGKAITLRSANGREHCEIVGRGGGEVGGINFDSGEGPDAIVEGITFRYCWGRLGGGIRVSSMSTPTIRDCAFVECVAANGSGAGIGLDGPCGITIRNCDFRSNEGSRGAAVAAWGAWVVIEDCDFSINRASLTGAALYLNYGAEVTVSRCSFTHNRVEEDILSSSPDEGLWGAAVYLGETCSGTFVDCQFTRNEVVAYQVGRGAFGAGAYLAAGSVSTFLRCAFDGNRALGGGGGKGWESRGSAIRSSGASVDVIDCLITNNVTGSGAVASVDGSVRIVNSTLVGNRGYKGVGGVESLNADDMVVVNSIVWDNTTPQVGGEPSINFSCVQDGWMGQGNISDDPMFVDAENGDYRLAEFSPCIDAGDSESLVCTRAESIDLAGEPRYRDDKRVPDTGRGTGALADMGAYEAAGLAGLRVACVEPRQSGEVNSIAVSQARPGKVIYFAYGFQEGLTPVPRCRPAHVLIDQSRLLGHAVADAAGNAVLSVHIPAGLAGRTIRIQAVEPFTCRVSNLGVVTIAP from the coding sequence ATGACGCACCTGCAAAGGCAAACTTTCTGCGCGATCGTTGGGATGTTGTGCCTGGTCCGGGCGGCGGCCGCACAGACGACTTTTTACGTGAATGGCAACTGCGGTGATGACTCGTGGACGGGCCTGCAGGCGGCGTGCGAGAGCCCCAATGGCCCGAAAGAGACGATCCAAGGGGCGCTCGATAGCGCGACGAGCGGAGACACAGTGGTCGTGGCGGATGGATCGTATTCAGGAAAGGGCAATACGGAGCTGCAGTTTGGCGGCAAGGCAATCACCTTGCGCAGCGCCAACGGACGGGAACACTGCGAGATCGTCGGGCGCGGAGGCGGGGAGGTCGGCGGCATCAACTTCGACTCCGGCGAAGGGCCTGACGCGATCGTCGAAGGGATTACCTTTCGATACTGCTGGGGGCGCCTAGGCGGCGGTATCCGAGTGAGTTCAATGAGCACTCCGACAATCCGCGACTGCGCATTCGTCGAGTGCGTTGCAGCGAATGGTAGCGGGGCGGGTATTGGCCTTGATGGTCCGTGCGGCATCACGATTCGGAATTGTGACTTTCGCAGCAATGAGGGCAGCAGAGGCGCTGCAGTCGCAGCGTGGGGTGCGTGGGTCGTGATCGAAGACTGTGACTTCTCGATCAATCGTGCTTCTTTGACGGGCGCGGCGCTTTATCTTAATTACGGCGCGGAAGTGACCGTCAGTCGCTGCTCGTTCACCCACAACAGAGTCGAGGAAGACATCCTCTCGTCGAGTCCGGACGAAGGCTTGTGGGGAGCGGCGGTGTATCTGGGGGAGACCTGCTCCGGCACTTTCGTCGACTGTCAGTTCACCAGAAATGAAGTGGTGGCGTATCAGGTGGGACGGGGCGCATTCGGCGCCGGTGCGTACCTGGCTGCAGGAAGCGTGTCCACTTTCCTGCGCTGCGCGTTTGACGGAAATCGAGCGTTGGGCGGTGGTGGAGGCAAGGGCTGGGAGTCACGAGGCTCTGCAATCAGGAGTTCCGGTGCTTCCGTCGACGTGATCGATTGCCTCATCACCAACAACGTGACTGGTTCCGGTGCGGTCGCATCGGTAGATGGCAGCGTTCGAATCGTCAACTCGACCTTGGTCGGAAACCGTGGCTACAAGGGAGTCGGTGGAGTCGAATCGCTGAATGCCGATGACATGGTCGTGGTGAATTCGATCGTCTGGGACAATACAACGCCTCAGGTCGGCGGTGAGCCGTCGATCAATTTCAGTTGCGTGCAGGACGGCTGGATGGGGCAGGGAAACATCTCGGACGACCCGATGTTTGTTGATGCGGAAAACGGCGACTATCGATTGGCCGAGTTCTCGCCGTGCATCGACGCAGGCGACAGTGAATCGCTCGTCTGCACGCGAGCCGAGTCGATCGACCTCGCCGGCGAGCCTCGCTACCGCGATGACAAGCGGGTCCCCGACACCGGTCGAGGAACGGGTGCGTTGGCGGACATGGGTGCATACGAGGCCGCCGGCCTCGCGGGATTGCGCGTCGCCTGCGTCGAACCGCGCCAGTCCGGCGAAGTCAACAGCATCGCTGTTTCACAAGCAAGGCCGGGAAAAGTTATTTACTTCGCCTACGGCTTTCAGGAGGGGCTCACGCCAGTTCCCCGCTGCCGACCCGCCCATGTTCTGATTGATCAGTCCCGTCTGCTGGGACATGCGGTCGCAGACGCAGCTGGGAATGCGGTGCTCAGTGTGCACATCCCGGCAGGGCTCGCGGGACGGACGATCCGAATTCAGGCGGTCGAGCCGTTCACCTGCCGAGTCTCGAATCTCGGAGTCGTGACGATCGCGCCCTGA
- the rlmN gene encoding 23S rRNA (adenine(2503)-C(2))-methyltransferase RlmN has product MPDSPRPHIFDLDPTALGALVTQWGWPRFRADQILEWVYRHAVADPAAMTTLSTRDREALAGRLTFLSGEVAVDVTGSDGTRKLLVRWNPSAAAGRSEASIALPLSNAASQETECVMIPTDDRCTACISSQVGCPVGCTFCASGIGGLDGNLSAGRIVEQVWLLNRDLHAQGRRITNVVFMGMGEPLANYQAVMHAVRTLMAPWGLNIGARRITISTVGLPRAIERLANEQVPVTLAISLHAPNDELRRRLIPWAEYTTIAELMDAGRYYFKQTGREVTLEYILLGGVNDRPEHAEQLAGVARTLRANVNLIRYNEVAGLPYARPGDAAVRQFQEVLRQRGINAHIRASRGRDIAAACGQLRHEQRSASAAVSTEQA; this is encoded by the coding sequence ATGCCCGATTCCCCGCGGCCGCACATCTTCGATCTCGACCCGACGGCGCTGGGCGCACTCGTGACGCAATGGGGCTGGCCCCGGTTCCGCGCTGACCAGATCCTCGAATGGGTCTACCGCCACGCCGTCGCCGATCCCGCCGCGATGACCACGCTCTCGACCCGCGACCGCGAGGCGCTCGCCGGACGGCTCACGTTTCTCTCGGGCGAAGTGGCCGTGGATGTCACCGGCAGCGACGGCACGCGCAAACTGCTCGTGCGCTGGAATCCTTCGGCCGCCGCCGGGCGAAGCGAGGCGTCGATCGCGCTGCCGCTGTCCAATGCGGCGTCGCAGGAGACCGAGTGCGTGATGATCCCCACCGACGACCGCTGCACGGCGTGCATCTCGTCGCAGGTCGGTTGCCCGGTGGGCTGCACGTTCTGCGCTTCGGGCATCGGCGGGCTCGACGGCAACCTCAGCGCCGGGCGCATCGTCGAGCAGGTCTGGCTGCTCAATCGCGACCTGCACGCACAGGGCCGGCGCATCACCAACGTCGTGTTCATGGGTATGGGCGAGCCGCTGGCCAATTACCAGGCGGTGATGCACGCCGTGCGCACGCTCATGGCGCCGTGGGGGCTCAACATCGGCGCGAGGCGCATCACCATCTCCACCGTCGGCCTGCCGCGCGCCATCGAGCGCCTGGCCAATGAGCAGGTGCCCGTGACGCTGGCCATCAGCCTGCACGCGCCCAACGACGAACTGCGGAGGCGTCTCATTCCCTGGGCCGAGTACACGACGATTGCCGAGCTCATGGACGCCGGGCGGTACTACTTCAAACAGACCGGCCGCGAAGTGACGCTCGAGTACATCCTGCTCGGCGGCGTGAACGATCGGCCCGAGCATGCCGAGCAACTCGCAGGCGTGGCCAGGACGCTACGGGCCAACGTGAACCTGATCCGCTACAACGAAGTGGCGGGCCTGCCCTACGCGCGGCCGGGCGACGCCGCGGTGCGACAGTTCCAGGAAGTGCTGCGGCAGCGCGGCATCAACGCCCACATCCGCGCCAGCCGCGGCCGCGACATCGCCGCGGCGTGCGGCCAGTTGCGGCACGAGCAGCGCTCCGCGTCCGCCGCTGTTTCCACCGAGCAGGCATAA
- a CDS encoding PEP-CTERM sorting domain-containing protein (PEP-CTERM proteins occur, often in large numbers, in the proteomes of bacteria that also encode an exosortase, a predicted intramembrane cysteine proteinase. The presence of a PEP-CTERM domain at a protein's C-terminus predicts cleavage within the sorting domain, followed by covalent anchoring to some some component of the (usually Gram-negative) cell surface. Many PEP-CTERM proteins exhibit an unusual sequence composition that includes large numbers of potential glycosylation sites. Expression of one such protein has been shown restore the ability of a bacterium to form floc, a type of biofilm.), giving the protein MNKAILAGIAALAIAPASAMAQWSDDFESYGDGELLFNVGGWTGWDNTMGAAGTATSAQARSGNRSILAGPSADAIHPFAGEFTSGQWSLSAWMFMYRNDHTADTFFIVNNQYNHGGPYVWTIEMQFDVTTQTVLDDFRTETPIAIAYDRWAEIRIDFDLDNDTQTTWYDGQMLSTGTMTRSNGDPLEIANIDLYSTGATSYYDDFNIIPAPGTIALLGLGGLGFAGRRRRRA; this is encoded by the coding sequence ATGAACAAAGCCATTCTTGCAGGGATCGCCGCTCTGGCGATCGCTCCGGCCAGCGCCATGGCGCAGTGGTCGGATGACTTCGAGTCTTACGGCGACGGTGAACTGCTCTTCAACGTCGGCGGCTGGACGGGTTGGGACAATACGATGGGCGCCGCCGGCACGGCCACCAGTGCGCAGGCGCGCAGCGGCAACCGGTCGATCCTCGCCGGCCCCAGCGCCGACGCCATCCACCCCTTCGCCGGCGAATTCACCTCCGGCCAGTGGTCACTCAGCGCGTGGATGTTCATGTATCGCAACGACCACACCGCCGACACCTTCTTCATCGTCAACAATCAGTACAACCACGGCGGGCCGTACGTCTGGACCATCGAAATGCAGTTCGACGTCACGACGCAGACGGTTCTCGATGACTTCCGCACCGAGACGCCCATTGCCATCGCCTACGACCGCTGGGCCGAGATCCGAATCGATTTCGATCTCGACAACGACACGCAGACGACGTGGTACGACGGCCAGATGCTCTCGACGGGGACGATGACGCGAAGCAACGGCGATCCGCTCGAAATCGCCAACATCGACCTCTACTCCACGGGCGCGACGTCCTACTACGACGACTTCAACATCATCCCGGCGCCGGGCACGATCGCCCTGCTGGGCCTTGGCGGACTCGGCTTTGCCGGCCGCCGTCGTCGCCGCGCGTGA
- the ispH gene encoding 4-hydroxy-3-methylbut-2-enyl diphosphate reductase, whose translation MKVILANPRGFCAGVYMAVDVVDQILALCPDEPIYVYHEIVHNKHVVRRFEERGVTFVDSIDQVPSDSIVVFSAHGISPEVRRAARERRLTAIDATCPLVTKVHMEAIRYARDGYQILLIGHSGHDEVVGTVGEAPDAIQVVESPEDVPNLRIHNPNRLVYLTQTTLSLDDAEVIIRALRDAFPNIKSPPSDDICYATTNRQTAVRCIAPECDLVLVVGSRNSSNSVRLTEIAEAAGTPAHLLDDMSELRPEWFENVEAVLITSGASAPEDLVREILAELIARYDAIVQQYDVYDERIEFGLPQSLKELMRERGVDPSGRTITLDHSSGIVDWLNERGGAVEPVRITISAPARVGN comes from the coding sequence ATGAAGGTAATTCTTGCCAATCCGCGGGGTTTTTGTGCGGGCGTGTACATGGCCGTGGACGTGGTGGACCAGATCCTGGCGCTGTGTCCGGATGAGCCGATCTACGTCTACCACGAGATTGTGCACAACAAGCACGTCGTTCGCCGCTTCGAAGAACGCGGCGTGACGTTCGTGGACAGCATTGACCAGGTGCCCAGCGATTCGATCGTGGTCTTCTCCGCCCACGGCATCAGCCCGGAGGTGCGGCGGGCCGCGCGGGAGCGGCGGCTGACGGCCATTGACGCCACCTGCCCGCTCGTGACCAAGGTGCACATGGAGGCGATCCGCTACGCGCGCGACGGCTATCAGATCCTGCTCATCGGCCACAGCGGCCACGATGAGGTCGTGGGCACCGTCGGCGAAGCGCCCGACGCCATCCAGGTCGTCGAGTCTCCCGAGGATGTGCCGAACCTTCGCATCCACAACCCGAACCGGCTCGTCTACCTGACGCAGACGACGCTGAGCCTGGATGATGCGGAAGTGATCATTCGCGCACTGCGAGATGCGTTTCCCAACATCAAGTCTCCGCCCAGCGACGACATCTGCTACGCGACGACCAATCGTCAAACGGCGGTGCGCTGCATCGCTCCCGAGTGCGACCTCGTGCTGGTCGTGGGCAGTCGCAACAGTTCCAACTCGGTGCGCCTGACCGAGATCGCCGAAGCGGCGGGAACACCGGCGCATCTGCTCGATGACATGTCGGAATTGCGCCCCGAGTGGTTTGAGAATGTCGAAGCCGTGCTCATCACTTCCGGCGCCTCGGCGCCCGAAGATCTCGTGCGTGAGATTCTCGCCGAACTCATCGCCCGGTACGACGCCATCGTGCAGCAGTACGACGTCTACGACGAGCGCATCGAATTCGGCCTGCCCCAGAGCCTCAAGGAACTGATGCGCGAGCGCGGCGTCGATCCGAGCGGGCGCACCATCACGCTCGATCACAGCAGCGGCATCGTGGATTGGCTGAACGAGCGAGGCGGGGCCGTCGAGCCGGTGCGCATCACCATTTCCGCGCCGGCCAGAGTCGGGAATTGA
- the hpnC gene encoding squalene synthase HpnC, whose amino-acid sequence MTAATLTPEPAAQAEASFRACMELALSHYENFSVISRLLPREHERDFAAVYAFCRTADDAADERASKADSLAELAEMHRQVDRCAAGGVVEGPYFPALAVVMSSHGVPAELFHRLLDAFERDQRQTRYETWEDLLTYCTGSADPVGRIVLLITGHGDRPQIDEMFRLSDCTCTALQLTNFWQDVVRDLLERHRIYIPAEMMREHGVSEAALQRMIERRQADESFRSLERTLAARTQPLFDEGKGLWPHLRPPVRPAIQLFTAGGESILRAIRRQRYDVIMRRPTLSRLGKAALAARAWIGLRLGLDVFRNG is encoded by the coding sequence ATGACCGCCGCGACGCTCACTCCTGAACCCGCAGCGCAGGCCGAGGCCTCATTCCGCGCCTGCATGGAGCTCGCGCTGAGCCACTACGAGAACTTTTCGGTCATCAGTCGACTCCTGCCGCGCGAACACGAGCGCGACTTCGCGGCGGTCTACGCCTTCTGCCGCACCGCCGACGATGCGGCCGATGAACGGGCCAGCAAGGCCGATTCGCTGGCGGAACTGGCCGAGATGCACAGGCAGGTCGACCGCTGCGCCGCCGGCGGGGTCGTCGAGGGTCCATACTTCCCCGCGCTCGCGGTCGTCATGTCCAGCCACGGCGTCCCGGCCGAGCTGTTCCATCGCCTGCTCGACGCGTTCGAGCGCGACCAGCGCCAAACCCGCTATGAGACTTGGGAGGACCTGCTCACGTATTGCACGGGCAGCGCCGATCCCGTCGGGCGGATCGTGCTGCTCATTACCGGCCATGGGGATCGACCCCAGATCGACGAGATGTTCCGCCTGAGCGACTGCACATGCACCGCCCTGCAACTGACCAATTTCTGGCAGGATGTGGTTCGCGACCTGCTCGAACGCCATCGAATCTACATCCCGGCGGAGATGATGCGCGAGCACGGCGTAAGCGAGGCCGCCCTGCAGCGGATGATCGAGCGGCGGCAGGCGGATGAGTCGTTCCGAAGTCTGGAGCGGACCCTGGCGGCCCGGACGCAGCCGCTGTTCGACGAGGGTAAGGGGCTCTGGCCCCATTTGCGGCCGCCGGTCCGGCCTGCCATTCAGTTGTTTACGGCAGGCGGTGAATCGATCCTGCGCGCGATCCGGCGGCAGCGCTATGATGTCATCATGCGCCGGCCCACCCTCAGCCGGTTGGGCAAGGCGGCGCTCGCGGCGAGGGCGTGGATCGGGCTTCGGCTTGGTTTGGACGTGTTCAGAAATGGGTGA